The genomic window GAAGCTCACCAAACGGCTCATCCGTCGGGTTGCCGACCTGGGTGTCTGAGGCAACCTCGGGACGCCGCCTGATTCGATCGCCGGAGTTTCTTCTCAGCCGAGCGCGACTTCCCTGGCGACCTCGTAGGCCTTGATGTCGAGACCCTTCGGCTGGAGCGCAGCGACCGCCAGGTTGAACTCCGCCATGTGCGGGCTCACGAGGTGCGCCTTGATCGCATCGAGGGACTCCCAGCGCTCGACAACGCGGA from Deltaproteobacteria bacterium includes these protein-coding regions:
- a CDS encoding antibiotic biosynthesis monooxygenase; the protein is RVVERWESLDAIKAHLVSPHMAEFNLAVAALQPKGLDIKAYEVAREVALG